A genome region from Natranaeroarchaeum sulfidigenes includes the following:
- a CDS encoding KEOPS complex subunit Pcc1, whose translation MKRATIRTRSEHAETIARAIRPDNTDEMVTHVENADDADRVRTTIERETTGGLQTNVDDYVVNVDVATQVVEHANQHTNTQP comes from the coding sequence ATGAAACGCGCAACCATCCGAACGAGGTCCGAACACGCCGAAACGATCGCACGAGCGATCCGGCCGGACAACACGGACGAGATGGTGACTCACGTAGAGAACGCCGACGACGCCGACCGTGTCCGCACAACCATCGAGCGCGAAACGACTGGTGGACTCCAGACGAACGTCGACGATTACGTCGTCAATGTAGACGTCGCAACACAGGTCGTAGAGCACGCAAACCAACATACCAACACACAACCATGA
- a CDS encoding 30S ribosomal protein S3ae, whose translation MSERSVSKQAQEKRWYTVHAPEQFDREELGETPADEPEKVLGRNIETTLGELRNDASENNTKLTFKINDVGSDAAYTEFIKHELTRDYLRSLVRRGASKIEAYVTVLTTDDYRVQVQPVAFTTKKADASQEQAIRREMIDIVEEAGAERSFEELLDSIVEGRLSSAIYGEAKTIYPVRRVEIQKTRLEARPEEVAAEEETSVDVDEDDVSV comes from the coding sequence ATGAGTGAACGATCCGTATCCAAGCAAGCACAGGAAAAGCGGTGGTACACCGTCCACGCTCCCGAACAGTTCGACCGTGAGGAGCTCGGTGAAACACCCGCCGACGAACCCGAGAAGGTTCTCGGCCGCAACATCGAAACAACGCTGGGCGAACTCCGTAACGACGCCAGCGAGAACAACACCAAACTGACCTTCAAGATCAACGACGTCGGTAGCGACGCCGCGTACACCGAGTTCATCAAACACGAACTCACGCGGGACTACCTGCGTTCGCTGGTCCGGCGCGGTGCCTCGAAGATCGAGGCCTACGTCACGGTCCTAACGACCGACGACTACCGCGTGCAGGTCCAGCCCGTCGCGTTTACGACCAAGAAGGCTGATGCCAGCCAGGAGCAGGCGATCCGCCGCGAAATGATCGACATCGTCGAAGAAGCTGGCGCAGAGCGCTCCTTCGAGGAGCTCCTCGACAGCATCGTCGAAGGTCGACTCTCCAGTGCGATCTACGGCGAGGCAAAGACCATCTACCCGGTCCGTCGCGTCGAGATCCAGAAGACTCGACTCGAAGCCCGTCCCGAAGAGGTCGCAGCTGAAGAAGAGACCTCCGTCGACGTGGACGAAGACGACGTCAGCGTCTAG
- a CDS encoding cupredoxin domain-containing protein, which produces MERRTYLATLGAGALAGLAGCTAFGNAEYDIGMTANGFTPETYEASVGETVVWRNTSSRGHTVTAYENAIPDDAEYFASGGYETEEAARDAWHNDFGGNIDVQDTYQHTFEVAGEYNYVCIPHERGGMVGVVVVTDDRTS; this is translated from the coding sequence ATGGAGCGCCGGACCTATCTCGCCACGCTTGGCGCTGGGGCACTCGCCGGGCTCGCTGGCTGTACAGCCTTCGGCAACGCCGAATACGATATCGGGATGACTGCTAACGGATTCACGCCAGAGACCTATGAGGCGTCGGTCGGCGAGACGGTCGTCTGGCGAAACACGAGTTCGCGCGGCCATACCGTAACCGCCTACGAAAACGCGATTCCCGACGACGCCGAGTACTTCGCATCGGGTGGGTACGAGACCGAGGAGGCTGCACGCGATGCCTGGCACAATGACTTTGGCGGCAACATCGACGTTCAGGATACGTATCAGCACACCTTCGAGGTCGCCGGTGAGTACAACTACGTCTGTATTCCACACGAACGTGGCGGGATGGTCGGGGTCGTGGTCGTCACTGACGACCGAACGTCGTGA